Proteins from one Pygocentrus nattereri isolate fPygNat1 chromosome 16, fPygNat1.pri, whole genome shotgun sequence genomic window:
- the fybb gene encoding FYN-binding protein 1 isoform X3: MDNKSDVKAIMARFQAGGTSMEVGAGGRPKVAVHPTLSGPTVPSKKPVLETSLSGSAAANSSTPKPSYLKNTVSTKSAPEARESLKPKALVSRFENTNTNTNEDSKPPFAKPLKPKLPDSSQDTEQKPQFPKAPLHKPTASSTAPDSKSPFPKPPPVTSKPSWTLKAENNGSSPNTSVTPKMPVSKPKPSAISSLLQQTDETKDADPLKKPFTSAKQSSFRAAQSVFNKSEEAAKDEAKSTSSKESPASNPTIAPKPSYCRKPSGSSIQSVNDDPSAPKKKPLPNILALGSPPSKPNRPPRVNLEKFKKAAESSNEGPDLKKGGPPPPPASHPSSQAGSNLPPCLPPRPPGAIIQPDQDENYDDVGDLKDSFRGNSGRDGEGSGSDGEMYEDLDERWSAMEAKEQDKKREKEEKKRVEQGKKDQKERERKEQEARKKFKLTGPLQVIHKVKARVDCKGGKNDLSIKQDGYVKTESVEIDFDKLRNQGLSLPSHMDQDDGEVYDDVAPQDDLNRSNSGPGVVLPPPPEGDGDVYDDLDDPNLMVSSPESKFLPNPLSFLRMLKVPIERRKSPVCIKEVPPPPQFNQDGNTDQSSAPGCDEIYDDVDAFPPPPPLSSLPKLKAKAEAKTDDPKKQKKFEKEEKEFRKKFKFEGEIQVLYQVTAALSKKGSGKELAVQGGEVLDVIHKPEHDKLICRNKEGKFGYVSVGIIQSEDIDIYDDIGDDCIYDND; encoded by the exons ATG GACAACAAGTCAGATGTAAAAGCCATTATGGCTCGCTTCCAGGCTGGTGGAACCTCCATGGAAGTGGGTGCCGGGGGTCGTCCAAAAGTTGCCGTCCACCCCACATTGTCAGGCCCCACAGTGCCATCCAAAAAGCCTGTGCTGGAGACCAGCCTCTCAGGCAGTGCTGCTGCTAACTCCTCCACACCTAAACCCAGCTACCTTAAGAATACAGTCTCCACCAAGAGTGCTCCAGAGGCACGGGAGTCCCTCAAACCAAAGGCCCTCGTGAGCAGatttgaaaacacaaacacaaacacaaacgaGGACAGCAAACCTCCTTTTGCCAAACCCCTCAAACCAAAGCTGCCGGACTCGTCCCAGGACACTGAACAAAAGCCGCAGTTCCCCAAGGCACCGCTGCACAAACCTACTGCAAGCAGCACTGCACCAGACTCCAAGAGCCCATTCCCTAAGCCACCACCTGTCACAAGCAAGCCTTCATGGACTCTCAAAGCTGAGAACAATGGAAGCAGCCCAAACACCAGTGTCACTCCAAAAATGCCAGTTTCCAAACCGAAACCGAGTGCCATCTCCTCGCTCCTGCAGCAGACGGATGAGACCAAGGATGCAGACCCCCTTAAAAAACCGTTCACTAGCGCAAAGCAGTCAAGCTTCCGTGCTGCTCAAAGTGTCTTTAACAAATCAGAAGAAGCAGCTAAAGATGAGGCCAAATCAACGAGTTCTAAAGAATCACCAGCATCAAACCCTACAATTGCACCAAAACCTAGCTACTGCAGGAAACCGTCTGGATCCAGTATACAGTCAGTAAATGATGATCCTTCAGCCCCCAAAAAGAAGCCTTTACCTAATATTCTTGCCCTCGGCAGTCCCCCAAGCAAACCAAACAGACCACCCAGAGTGAACCTTGAGAAGTTCAAGAAAGCTGCAGAATCTTCAAATGAAG GACCTGATTTGAAGAAAGGGGGACCCCCTCCGCCTCCAGCATCTCACCCTAGCAGCCAAGCAGGCTCAAATCTGCCACCCTGTTTGCCCCCTCGACCTCCAGGAGCCAT CATACAGCCAGATCAAGATGAGAATTATGATGATGTTGGAGACCTGAAGGACTCATTTAGGG gaAATTCTGGGAGAGATGGTGAG GGAAGTGGAAGTGATGGGGAGATGTATGAGGATCTTGATGAGAGATG GTCTGCAATGGAAGCGAAGGAGCAAGACAAGAAAcgagagaaggaagagaaaaaacGGGTAGAGCAAGGAAAGAAAGATcagaaggagcgagagagaaaagaacaagAAGCGAGGAAGAAATTCAAA CTCACTGGACCTCTTCAGGTTATCCATAAAGTGAAAGCCAGAGTGGACTGTAAGGGAGGCAAGAATGACCTCAGCATTAAACAAG ACGGTTATGTAAAGACAGAATCAGTCGAGATTGACTTTGATAAGCTGAGGAATCAAGgcctctccctcccctctcacATGGACCAAGATGATGGAGAAGTATATGATGATGTAGCCCCTCAAGATGACCTAAATAG AAGTAACAGTGGTCCAGGGG TTGTTTTACCTCCACCACcagagggagatggagatgTGTATGATGATCTGGACGATCCCAACCTTATGGTCAG CAGCCCGGAGAGCAAGTTTCTTCCCAATCCTCTCAGCTTCTTGCGGATGCTAAAAGTTCCCATTGAGCGGAGAAAAAGCCCAGTCTGCATTAAAGA GGTGCCTCCTCCTCCACAGTTCAACCAAGATGGAAACACAG ATCAGTCATCAGCGCCTGGCTGTGATGAAATTTATGATGACGTGGACGCTTTTCCACCACCTCCTCCCCTCAGCAG TCTTCCTAAGCTAAAGGCAAAAGCTGAAGCGAAGACAGACGACccaaagaagcagaagaaatttgaaaaagaggagaaggagTTCAGAAAGAAGTTTAAG TTTGAAGGGGAGATCCAGGTGCTGTACCAGGTGACAGCGGCGTTGAGTAAGAAGGGCAGTGGGAAGGAGCTGGCTGTGCAGGGCGGAGAGGTGCTAGACGTCATCCATAAACCAGAACATGACAAACTCATCTGTAGGAACAAGGAGGGCAAGT TCGGATACGTCTCAGTTGGCATCATCCAGTCTGA GGACATTGACATCTATGACGACATCGGTGACG ACTGCATCTACGATAATGACTAA
- the fybb gene encoding FYN-binding protein 1 isoform X1 gives MDNKSDVKAIMARFQAGGTSMEVGAGGRPKVAVHPTLSGPTVPSKKPVLETSLSGSAAANSSTPKPSYLKNTVSTKSAPEARESLKPKALVSRFENTNTNTNEDSKPPFAKPLKPKLPDSSQDTEQKPQFPKAPLHKPTASSTAPDSKSPFPKPPPVTSKPSWTLKAENNGSSPNTSVTPKMPVSKPKPSAISSLLQQTDETKDADPLKKPFTSAKQSSFRAAQSVFNKSEEAAKDEAKSTSSKESPASNPTIAPKPSYCRKPSGSSIQSVNDDPSAPKKKPLPNILALGSPPSKPNRPPRVNLEKFKKAAESSNEGPDLKKGGPPPPPASHPSSQAGSNLPPCLPPRPPGAIIQPDQDENYDDVGDLKDSFRGNSGRDGEGSGSDGEMYEDLDERWSAMEAKEQDKKREKEEKKRVEQGKKDQKERERKEQEARKKFKLTGPLQVIHKVKARVDCKGGKNDLSIKQGEPIDILRITENPEGRWLARTQDGSYGYVKTESVEIDFDKLRNQGLSLPSHMDQDDGEVYDDVAPQDDLNRSNSGPGVVLPPPPEGDGDVYDDLDDPNLMVSSPESKFLPNPLSFLRMLKVPIERRKSPVCIKEVPPPPQFNQDGNTDQSSAPGCDEIYDDVDAFPPPPPLSSLPKLKAKAEAKTDDPKKQKKFEKEEKEFRKKFKFEGEIQVLYQVTAALSKKGSGKELAVQGGEVLDVIHKPEHDKLICRNKEGKFGYVSVGIIQSEDIDIYDDIGDDCIYDND, from the exons ATG GACAACAAGTCAGATGTAAAAGCCATTATGGCTCGCTTCCAGGCTGGTGGAACCTCCATGGAAGTGGGTGCCGGGGGTCGTCCAAAAGTTGCCGTCCACCCCACATTGTCAGGCCCCACAGTGCCATCCAAAAAGCCTGTGCTGGAGACCAGCCTCTCAGGCAGTGCTGCTGCTAACTCCTCCACACCTAAACCCAGCTACCTTAAGAATACAGTCTCCACCAAGAGTGCTCCAGAGGCACGGGAGTCCCTCAAACCAAAGGCCCTCGTGAGCAGatttgaaaacacaaacacaaacacaaacgaGGACAGCAAACCTCCTTTTGCCAAACCCCTCAAACCAAAGCTGCCGGACTCGTCCCAGGACACTGAACAAAAGCCGCAGTTCCCCAAGGCACCGCTGCACAAACCTACTGCAAGCAGCACTGCACCAGACTCCAAGAGCCCATTCCCTAAGCCACCACCTGTCACAAGCAAGCCTTCATGGACTCTCAAAGCTGAGAACAATGGAAGCAGCCCAAACACCAGTGTCACTCCAAAAATGCCAGTTTCCAAACCGAAACCGAGTGCCATCTCCTCGCTCCTGCAGCAGACGGATGAGACCAAGGATGCAGACCCCCTTAAAAAACCGTTCACTAGCGCAAAGCAGTCAAGCTTCCGTGCTGCTCAAAGTGTCTTTAACAAATCAGAAGAAGCAGCTAAAGATGAGGCCAAATCAACGAGTTCTAAAGAATCACCAGCATCAAACCCTACAATTGCACCAAAACCTAGCTACTGCAGGAAACCGTCTGGATCCAGTATACAGTCAGTAAATGATGATCCTTCAGCCCCCAAAAAGAAGCCTTTACCTAATATTCTTGCCCTCGGCAGTCCCCCAAGCAAACCAAACAGACCACCCAGAGTGAACCTTGAGAAGTTCAAGAAAGCTGCAGAATCTTCAAATGAAG GACCTGATTTGAAGAAAGGGGGACCCCCTCCGCCTCCAGCATCTCACCCTAGCAGCCAAGCAGGCTCAAATCTGCCACCCTGTTTGCCCCCTCGACCTCCAGGAGCCAT CATACAGCCAGATCAAGATGAGAATTATGATGATGTTGGAGACCTGAAGGACTCATTTAGGG gaAATTCTGGGAGAGATGGTGAG GGAAGTGGAAGTGATGGGGAGATGTATGAGGATCTTGATGAGAGATG GTCTGCAATGGAAGCGAAGGAGCAAGACAAGAAAcgagagaaggaagagaaaaaacGGGTAGAGCAAGGAAAGAAAGATcagaaggagcgagagagaaaagaacaagAAGCGAGGAAGAAATTCAAA CTCACTGGACCTCTTCAGGTTATCCATAAAGTGAAAGCCAGAGTGGACTGTAAGGGAGGCAAGAATGACCTCAGCATTAAACAAGGCGAGCCTATTGATATTCTTCGGATTACAGAAAACCCTGAGGGACGCTGGCTGGCCCGAACGCAGGATGGGTCCT ACGGTTATGTAAAGACAGAATCAGTCGAGATTGACTTTGATAAGCTGAGGAATCAAGgcctctccctcccctctcacATGGACCAAGATGATGGAGAAGTATATGATGATGTAGCCCCTCAAGATGACCTAAATAG AAGTAACAGTGGTCCAGGGG TTGTTTTACCTCCACCACcagagggagatggagatgTGTATGATGATCTGGACGATCCCAACCTTATGGTCAG CAGCCCGGAGAGCAAGTTTCTTCCCAATCCTCTCAGCTTCTTGCGGATGCTAAAAGTTCCCATTGAGCGGAGAAAAAGCCCAGTCTGCATTAAAGA GGTGCCTCCTCCTCCACAGTTCAACCAAGATGGAAACACAG ATCAGTCATCAGCGCCTGGCTGTGATGAAATTTATGATGACGTGGACGCTTTTCCACCACCTCCTCCCCTCAGCAG TCTTCCTAAGCTAAAGGCAAAAGCTGAAGCGAAGACAGACGACccaaagaagcagaagaaatttgaaaaagaggagaaggagTTCAGAAAGAAGTTTAAG TTTGAAGGGGAGATCCAGGTGCTGTACCAGGTGACAGCGGCGTTGAGTAAGAAGGGCAGTGGGAAGGAGCTGGCTGTGCAGGGCGGAGAGGTGCTAGACGTCATCCATAAACCAGAACATGACAAACTCATCTGTAGGAACAAGGAGGGCAAGT TCGGATACGTCTCAGTTGGCATCATCCAGTCTGA GGACATTGACATCTATGACGACATCGGTGACG ACTGCATCTACGATAATGACTAA
- the fybb gene encoding FYN-binding protein 1 isoform X4, giving the protein MDNKSDVKAIMARFQAGGTSMEVGAGGRPKVAVHPTLSGPTVPSKKPVLETSLSGSAAANSSTPKPSYLKNTVSTKSAPEARESLKPKALVSRFENTNTNTNEDSKPPFAKPLKPKLPDSSQDTEQKPQFPKAPLHKPTASSTAPDSKSPFPKPPPVTSKPSWTLKAENNGSSPNTSVTPKMPVSKPKPSAISSLLQQTDETKDADPLKKPFTSAKQSSFRAAQSVFNKSEEAAKDEAKSTSSKESPASNPTIAPKPSYCRKPSGSSIQSVNDDPSAPKKKPLPNILALGSPPSKPNRPPRVNLEKFKKAAESSNEGPDLKKGGPPPPPASHPSSQAGSNLPPCLPPRPPGAIIQPDQDENYDDVGDLKDSFRGNSGRDGEGSGSDGEMYEDLDERWSAMEAKEQDKKREKEEKKRVEQGKKDQKERERKEQEARKKFKLTGPLQVIHKVKARVDCKGGKNDLSIKQGEPIDILRITENPEGRWLARTQDGSYGYVKTESVEIDFDKLRNQGLSLPSHMDQDDGEVYDDVAPQDDLNRSNSGPGVVLPPPPEGDGDVYDDLDDPNLMVRVPPPPQFNQDGNTDQSSAPGCDEIYDDVDAFPPPPPLSSLPKLKAKAEAKTDDPKKQKKFEKEEKEFRKKFKFEGEIQVLYQVTAALSKKGSGKELAVQGGEVLDVIHKPEHDKLICRNKEGKFGYVSVGIIQSEDIDIYDDIGDDCIYDND; this is encoded by the exons ATG GACAACAAGTCAGATGTAAAAGCCATTATGGCTCGCTTCCAGGCTGGTGGAACCTCCATGGAAGTGGGTGCCGGGGGTCGTCCAAAAGTTGCCGTCCACCCCACATTGTCAGGCCCCACAGTGCCATCCAAAAAGCCTGTGCTGGAGACCAGCCTCTCAGGCAGTGCTGCTGCTAACTCCTCCACACCTAAACCCAGCTACCTTAAGAATACAGTCTCCACCAAGAGTGCTCCAGAGGCACGGGAGTCCCTCAAACCAAAGGCCCTCGTGAGCAGatttgaaaacacaaacacaaacacaaacgaGGACAGCAAACCTCCTTTTGCCAAACCCCTCAAACCAAAGCTGCCGGACTCGTCCCAGGACACTGAACAAAAGCCGCAGTTCCCCAAGGCACCGCTGCACAAACCTACTGCAAGCAGCACTGCACCAGACTCCAAGAGCCCATTCCCTAAGCCACCACCTGTCACAAGCAAGCCTTCATGGACTCTCAAAGCTGAGAACAATGGAAGCAGCCCAAACACCAGTGTCACTCCAAAAATGCCAGTTTCCAAACCGAAACCGAGTGCCATCTCCTCGCTCCTGCAGCAGACGGATGAGACCAAGGATGCAGACCCCCTTAAAAAACCGTTCACTAGCGCAAAGCAGTCAAGCTTCCGTGCTGCTCAAAGTGTCTTTAACAAATCAGAAGAAGCAGCTAAAGATGAGGCCAAATCAACGAGTTCTAAAGAATCACCAGCATCAAACCCTACAATTGCACCAAAACCTAGCTACTGCAGGAAACCGTCTGGATCCAGTATACAGTCAGTAAATGATGATCCTTCAGCCCCCAAAAAGAAGCCTTTACCTAATATTCTTGCCCTCGGCAGTCCCCCAAGCAAACCAAACAGACCACCCAGAGTGAACCTTGAGAAGTTCAAGAAAGCTGCAGAATCTTCAAATGAAG GACCTGATTTGAAGAAAGGGGGACCCCCTCCGCCTCCAGCATCTCACCCTAGCAGCCAAGCAGGCTCAAATCTGCCACCCTGTTTGCCCCCTCGACCTCCAGGAGCCAT CATACAGCCAGATCAAGATGAGAATTATGATGATGTTGGAGACCTGAAGGACTCATTTAGGG gaAATTCTGGGAGAGATGGTGAG GGAAGTGGAAGTGATGGGGAGATGTATGAGGATCTTGATGAGAGATG GTCTGCAATGGAAGCGAAGGAGCAAGACAAGAAAcgagagaaggaagagaaaaaacGGGTAGAGCAAGGAAAGAAAGATcagaaggagcgagagagaaaagaacaagAAGCGAGGAAGAAATTCAAA CTCACTGGACCTCTTCAGGTTATCCATAAAGTGAAAGCCAGAGTGGACTGTAAGGGAGGCAAGAATGACCTCAGCATTAAACAAGGCGAGCCTATTGATATTCTTCGGATTACAGAAAACCCTGAGGGACGCTGGCTGGCCCGAACGCAGGATGGGTCCT ACGGTTATGTAAAGACAGAATCAGTCGAGATTGACTTTGATAAGCTGAGGAATCAAGgcctctccctcccctctcacATGGACCAAGATGATGGAGAAGTATATGATGATGTAGCCCCTCAAGATGACCTAAATAG AAGTAACAGTGGTCCAGGGG TTGTTTTACCTCCACCACcagagggagatggagatgTGTATGATGATCTGGACGATCCCAACCTTATGGTCAG GGTGCCTCCTCCTCCACAGTTCAACCAAGATGGAAACACAG ATCAGTCATCAGCGCCTGGCTGTGATGAAATTTATGATGACGTGGACGCTTTTCCACCACCTCCTCCCCTCAGCAG TCTTCCTAAGCTAAAGGCAAAAGCTGAAGCGAAGACAGACGACccaaagaagcagaagaaatttgaaaaagaggagaaggagTTCAGAAAGAAGTTTAAG TTTGAAGGGGAGATCCAGGTGCTGTACCAGGTGACAGCGGCGTTGAGTAAGAAGGGCAGTGGGAAGGAGCTGGCTGTGCAGGGCGGAGAGGTGCTAGACGTCATCCATAAACCAGAACATGACAAACTCATCTGTAGGAACAAGGAGGGCAAGT TCGGATACGTCTCAGTTGGCATCATCCAGTCTGA GGACATTGACATCTATGACGACATCGGTGACG ACTGCATCTACGATAATGACTAA
- the fybb gene encoding FYN-binding protein 1 isoform X2, translating to MDNKSDVKAIMARFQAGGTSMEVGAGGRPKVAVHPTLSGPTVPSKKPVLETSLSGSAAANSSTPKPSYLKNTVSTKSAPEARESLKPKALVSRFENTNTNTNEDSKPPFAKPLKPKLPDSSQDTEQKPQFPKAPLHKPTASSTAPDSKSPFPKPPPVTSKPSWTLKAENNGSSPNTSVTPKMPVSKPKPSAISSLLQQTDETKDADPLKKPFTSAKQSSFRAAQSVFNKSEEAAKDEAKSTSSKESPASNPTIAPKPSYCRKPSGSSIQSVNDDPSAPKKKPLPNILALGSPPSKPNRPPRVNLEKFKKAAESSNEGPDLKKGGPPPPPASHPSSQAGSNLPPCLPPRPPGAIIQPDQDENYDDVGDLKDSFRGNSGRDGEGSGSDGEMYEDLDERWSAMEAKEQDKKREKEEKKRVEQGKKDQKERERKEQEARKKFKLTGPLQVIHKVKARVDCKGGKNDLSIKQGEPIDILRITENPEGRWLARTQDGSYGYVKTESVEIDFDKLRNQGLSLPSHMDQDDGEVYDDVAPQDDLNRSNSGPGVVLPPPPEGDGDVYDDLDDPNLMVSPESKFLPNPLSFLRMLKVPIERRKSPVCIKEVPPPPQFNQDGNTDQSSAPGCDEIYDDVDAFPPPPPLSSLPKLKAKAEAKTDDPKKQKKFEKEEKEFRKKFKFEGEIQVLYQVTAALSKKGSGKELAVQGGEVLDVIHKPEHDKLICRNKEGKFGYVSVGIIQSEDIDIYDDIGDDCIYDND from the exons ATG GACAACAAGTCAGATGTAAAAGCCATTATGGCTCGCTTCCAGGCTGGTGGAACCTCCATGGAAGTGGGTGCCGGGGGTCGTCCAAAAGTTGCCGTCCACCCCACATTGTCAGGCCCCACAGTGCCATCCAAAAAGCCTGTGCTGGAGACCAGCCTCTCAGGCAGTGCTGCTGCTAACTCCTCCACACCTAAACCCAGCTACCTTAAGAATACAGTCTCCACCAAGAGTGCTCCAGAGGCACGGGAGTCCCTCAAACCAAAGGCCCTCGTGAGCAGatttgaaaacacaaacacaaacacaaacgaGGACAGCAAACCTCCTTTTGCCAAACCCCTCAAACCAAAGCTGCCGGACTCGTCCCAGGACACTGAACAAAAGCCGCAGTTCCCCAAGGCACCGCTGCACAAACCTACTGCAAGCAGCACTGCACCAGACTCCAAGAGCCCATTCCCTAAGCCACCACCTGTCACAAGCAAGCCTTCATGGACTCTCAAAGCTGAGAACAATGGAAGCAGCCCAAACACCAGTGTCACTCCAAAAATGCCAGTTTCCAAACCGAAACCGAGTGCCATCTCCTCGCTCCTGCAGCAGACGGATGAGACCAAGGATGCAGACCCCCTTAAAAAACCGTTCACTAGCGCAAAGCAGTCAAGCTTCCGTGCTGCTCAAAGTGTCTTTAACAAATCAGAAGAAGCAGCTAAAGATGAGGCCAAATCAACGAGTTCTAAAGAATCACCAGCATCAAACCCTACAATTGCACCAAAACCTAGCTACTGCAGGAAACCGTCTGGATCCAGTATACAGTCAGTAAATGATGATCCTTCAGCCCCCAAAAAGAAGCCTTTACCTAATATTCTTGCCCTCGGCAGTCCCCCAAGCAAACCAAACAGACCACCCAGAGTGAACCTTGAGAAGTTCAAGAAAGCTGCAGAATCTTCAAATGAAG GACCTGATTTGAAGAAAGGGGGACCCCCTCCGCCTCCAGCATCTCACCCTAGCAGCCAAGCAGGCTCAAATCTGCCACCCTGTTTGCCCCCTCGACCTCCAGGAGCCAT CATACAGCCAGATCAAGATGAGAATTATGATGATGTTGGAGACCTGAAGGACTCATTTAGGG gaAATTCTGGGAGAGATGGTGAG GGAAGTGGAAGTGATGGGGAGATGTATGAGGATCTTGATGAGAGATG GTCTGCAATGGAAGCGAAGGAGCAAGACAAGAAAcgagagaaggaagagaaaaaacGGGTAGAGCAAGGAAAGAAAGATcagaaggagcgagagagaaaagaacaagAAGCGAGGAAGAAATTCAAA CTCACTGGACCTCTTCAGGTTATCCATAAAGTGAAAGCCAGAGTGGACTGTAAGGGAGGCAAGAATGACCTCAGCATTAAACAAGGCGAGCCTATTGATATTCTTCGGATTACAGAAAACCCTGAGGGACGCTGGCTGGCCCGAACGCAGGATGGGTCCT ACGGTTATGTAAAGACAGAATCAGTCGAGATTGACTTTGATAAGCTGAGGAATCAAGgcctctccctcccctctcacATGGACCAAGATGATGGAGAAGTATATGATGATGTAGCCCCTCAAGATGACCTAAATAG AAGTAACAGTGGTCCAGGGG TTGTTTTACCTCCACCACcagagggagatggagatgTGTATGATGATCTGGACGATCCCAACCTTATGGTCAG CCCGGAGAGCAAGTTTCTTCCCAATCCTCTCAGCTTCTTGCGGATGCTAAAAGTTCCCATTGAGCGGAGAAAAAGCCCAGTCTGCATTAAAGA GGTGCCTCCTCCTCCACAGTTCAACCAAGATGGAAACACAG ATCAGTCATCAGCGCCTGGCTGTGATGAAATTTATGATGACGTGGACGCTTTTCCACCACCTCCTCCCCTCAGCAG TCTTCCTAAGCTAAAGGCAAAAGCTGAAGCGAAGACAGACGACccaaagaagcagaagaaatttgaaaaagaggagaaggagTTCAGAAAGAAGTTTAAG TTTGAAGGGGAGATCCAGGTGCTGTACCAGGTGACAGCGGCGTTGAGTAAGAAGGGCAGTGGGAAGGAGCTGGCTGTGCAGGGCGGAGAGGTGCTAGACGTCATCCATAAACCAGAACATGACAAACTCATCTGTAGGAACAAGGAGGGCAAGT TCGGATACGTCTCAGTTGGCATCATCCAGTCTGA GGACATTGACATCTATGACGACATCGGTGACG ACTGCATCTACGATAATGACTAA